One Cellulomonas sp. NS3 genomic region harbors:
- a CDS encoding AzlC family ABC transporter permease yields MTTDDRRAEVRAAIRQAVSVSVATGLYGVSFGALAVAAGLDLPQTMALSLLMFSGGSQFAFIGVVGTGGAFGAAVATAGLLGVRNGLYGVQVAPLLGARGVRRTVAAQLTIDESTAVGTAHADPQAARAGFWWTGVGVFVLWNTFTVVGALLGDALGDPRRYGLDAAAAAAFLALVWPRLATGPARVVAAVAVVVALALTPLAPAGIPVLAAAAVAIVLGWRTPAREARG; encoded by the coding sequence GTGACGACCGACGACCGTCGCGCCGAGGTGCGCGCCGCGATCCGCCAGGCCGTCTCGGTGTCGGTCGCGACCGGGCTGTACGGGGTGTCCTTCGGGGCGCTCGCGGTCGCCGCCGGTCTCGACCTGCCGCAGACGATGGCCCTGAGCCTGCTGATGTTCTCGGGTGGCTCCCAGTTCGCGTTCATCGGCGTCGTGGGCACCGGGGGCGCGTTCGGCGCCGCGGTGGCGACCGCGGGGCTGCTCGGGGTCCGCAACGGTCTCTACGGCGTCCAGGTCGCCCCGCTGCTCGGGGCCCGCGGCGTCCGGCGGACGGTGGCGGCTCAGCTCACGATCGACGAGTCGACCGCGGTCGGCACCGCGCACGCCGACCCGCAGGCCGCCCGGGCGGGGTTCTGGTGGACGGGGGTCGGGGTCTTCGTGCTGTGGAACACGTTCACGGTCGTCGGCGCCCTGCTGGGCGACGCGCTCGGCGACCCGCGCCGGTACGGGCTCGACGCGGCCGCGGCTGCGGCGTTCCTCGCCCTCGTCTGGCCCCGGCTCGCGACGGGGCCGGCCCGGGTCGTCGCCGCGGTCGCGGTCGTGGTCGCCCTCGCGCTCACGCCGCTCGCGCCCGCCGGCATCCCGGTCCTCGCGGCGGCCGCGGTGGCGATCGTGCTCGGCTGGCGCACCCCCGCCCGGGAGGCACGCGGATGA
- a CDS encoding NAD-dependent succinate-semialdehyde dehydrogenase, producing the protein MTSTTLPAAVAERVPTGLLIDGTWRPATSGATFAVTDPATTDTILDVADAGPDDALAALDSADRSWAEWRAVAPRERSELLRAVYEALVARTDDVAALVTAEGGKPLAESRAEVAYAADYVRWYAEQAVRINGLTRKAPAGSNHQLVLRRPVGPALLITPWNFPIAMITRKVAPALAAGCPVVIKPAQLTPLTTSFFAEIVRAELEARGLPTGVVNVVPSSSARALTEPLLADPRLRKLSFTGSTEVGRTLLAGAAQRVLRTSMELGGNAPFLVFDDADVAAAVEGAVTAKMRNSGQTCVAANRFLVQEGVAEEFTAALTEAFDRLVVGHGADEGTTVGPLIEKSAVDRVEEVVTAAVDGGARVRTGGARPELPLAGHFYAPTVLSGVSPDDRVVTEEVFGPVASVLTFGSEADAVELANGTDFGLVAYAFTRDVGRVMRLAEQVEAGMLGVNRGLVSDASAPFGGVKQSGLGREGGEAGIEEYLESTYVSL; encoded by the coding sequence ATGACCTCCACCACGCTGCCCGCCGCCGTCGCCGAGCGCGTCCCGACCGGTCTCCTGATCGACGGGACCTGGCGCCCCGCCACCTCGGGGGCCACGTTCGCGGTGACCGACCCTGCCACGACCGACACGATCCTCGACGTCGCCGACGCGGGGCCCGACGACGCGCTCGCGGCCCTCGACAGCGCCGACCGCTCCTGGGCGGAGTGGCGCGCCGTCGCCCCTCGCGAGCGCTCCGAGCTGCTGCGTGCGGTCTACGAGGCCCTCGTCGCGCGCACCGACGACGTCGCGGCCCTCGTCACCGCGGAGGGCGGCAAGCCGCTCGCCGAGTCGCGCGCCGAGGTCGCGTACGCCGCCGACTACGTGCGCTGGTACGCCGAGCAGGCCGTGCGGATCAACGGGCTCACGCGCAAGGCGCCCGCGGGCAGCAACCACCAGCTGGTCCTGCGCCGCCCGGTGGGTCCCGCGCTGCTCATCACGCCGTGGAACTTCCCCATCGCCATGATCACGCGCAAGGTCGCCCCAGCCCTCGCCGCGGGCTGCCCGGTCGTGATCAAGCCCGCGCAGCTCACGCCGCTCACGACGTCGTTCTTCGCGGAGATCGTGCGCGCCGAGCTCGAGGCGCGCGGGCTGCCGACGGGCGTCGTCAACGTCGTGCCGAGCTCCTCGGCGCGCGCGCTGACCGAGCCGCTCCTCGCCGACCCGCGCCTGCGCAAGCTCTCCTTCACGGGTTCGACCGAGGTCGGCCGCACGCTGCTCGCGGGCGCCGCTCAGCGCGTCCTGCGGACCTCGATGGAGCTCGGCGGGAACGCCCCGTTCCTGGTGTTCGACGACGCGGACGTCGCCGCCGCCGTCGAGGGCGCGGTGACCGCCAAGATGCGGAACTCGGGGCAGACGTGCGTCGCCGCGAACCGGTTCCTCGTGCAGGAGGGCGTCGCCGAGGAGTTCACCGCCGCACTGACCGAGGCCTTCGACCGGCTCGTCGTCGGGCACGGCGCGGACGAGGGCACGACCGTCGGACCGCTGATCGAGAAGTCCGCGGTCGACCGCGTCGAGGAGGTCGTCACCGCGGCGGTCGACGGCGGGGCCCGGGTGCGCACGGGCGGCGCCCGGCCCGAGCTGCCGCTCGCGGGCCACTTCTACGCCCCGACCGTGCTCAGCGGTGTCTCCCCCGACGACCGGGTCGTCACCGAGGAGGTCTTCGGGCCCGTCGCCTCGGTGCTCACCTTCGGCTCCGAGGCCGACGCGGTCGAGCTCGCCAACGGCACCGACTTCGGGCTCGTGGCCTACGCGTTCACGCGCGACGTGGGACGCGTCATGCGCCTCGCGGAGCAGGTCGAGGCCGGGATGCTCGGGGTGAACCGCGGGCTCGTGTCGGACGCGAGCGCGCCGTTCGGCGGCGTCAAGCAGTCCGGGCTCGGTCGCGAGGGCGGCGAGGCCGGCATCGAGGAGTACCTCGAGTCGACGTACGTGTCGCTCTGA
- a CDS encoding thymidylate synthase, with protein sequence MTEAATMPVTTPYEDLLRLVLETGTPKSDRTGTGTRSLFGHQLRYDLSAGFPLVTTKRVHLKSVVLELLWFLRGDSNVGWLREQGVTIWDEWADADGDLGPVYGVQWRSWPTPGGGEVDQLAQVIEAIRRDPDSRRHVVSAWNVADIPSMALAPCHALFQFYVADGRLSCQLYQRSADLFLGVPFNLASYALLTHMVAQQTGLEVGDLVWTGGDCHIYDNHVDQVREQLTREPYPYPTLALRPAESIDAYTLEHVEVVGYRHHPRIAAPIAV encoded by the coding sequence ATGACGGAAGCGGCCACGATGCCCGTGACGACCCCGTACGAGGACCTCCTGAGGCTCGTGCTCGAGACCGGGACCCCCAAGTCGGACCGCACCGGGACGGGGACGCGCAGCCTCTTCGGTCACCAGCTGCGCTACGACCTCTCCGCCGGGTTCCCGCTCGTCACGACGAAGCGCGTGCACCTCAAGTCGGTCGTCCTCGAGCTGCTGTGGTTCCTGCGCGGCGACTCGAACGTCGGCTGGCTCCGCGAGCAGGGCGTGACGATCTGGGACGAGTGGGCCGACGCCGACGGCGACCTCGGCCCGGTGTACGGCGTGCAGTGGCGCTCGTGGCCGACGCCGGGCGGCGGCGAGGTCGACCAGCTCGCGCAGGTCATCGAGGCGATCCGCCGCGACCCCGACTCACGCCGCCACGTCGTCTCGGCGTGGAACGTGGCGGACATCCCGTCGATGGCGCTCGCCCCGTGCCACGCGCTGTTCCAGTTCTACGTGGCCGACGGCCGGCTCTCGTGCCAGCTCTACCAGCGCTCCGCGGACCTGTTCCTGGGCGTGCCGTTCAACCTGGCGTCGTACGCGCTGCTGACGCACATGGTCGCCCAGCAGACGGGCCTCGAGGTCGGCGACCTCGTGTGGACCGGTGGGGACTGCCACATCTACGACAACCACGTCGACCAGGTCCGCGAGCAGCTCACGCGCGAGCCCTACCCGTACCCGACGCTCGCGCTGCGCCCCGCCGAGTCGATCGACGCGTACACGCTCGAGCACGTCGAGGTCGTCGGCTACCGCCACCACCCGCGCATCGCCGCGCCGATCGCCGTCTGA
- a CDS encoding dihydrofolate reductase codes for MSSIALIWAQTLDGVIGVENTLPWRLPEDQARFRALTTGHPVVMGRATWESLPERFRPLPGRENVVLSRRPGYIAEGATVAPSLADALALVGDRDVWVIGGGAVYEAAIARADRLEVTEVDAVLAGDTYAPVVDGEWEVVERVPAAGWCTSTGPDGLRYRFVTYERAPR; via the coding sequence GTGAGCAGCATCGCCCTGATCTGGGCGCAGACGCTCGACGGCGTCATCGGCGTCGAGAACACCCTGCCGTGGCGCCTGCCCGAGGACCAGGCGCGCTTCCGTGCGCTGACCACCGGGCACCCGGTCGTCATGGGCCGCGCGACGTGGGAGTCCCTGCCGGAGCGGTTCCGCCCGCTGCCCGGCCGGGAGAACGTCGTGCTCTCGCGCCGCCCGGGGTACATCGCCGAGGGCGCGACCGTCGCGCCCTCGCTCGCCGACGCGCTCGCGCTGGTCGGGGACCGCGACGTCTGGGTCATCGGGGGAGGGGCGGTCTACGAGGCCGCGATCGCCCGCGCCGACCGCCTCGAGGTGACCGAGGTCGACGCGGTGCTCGCCGGTGACACCTACGCCCCGGTGGTCGACGGCGAGTGGGAGGTCGTCGAGCGCGTCCCCGCGGCGGGCTGGTGCACGTCCACCGGGCCGGACGGGCTGCGGTACCGCTTCGTGACGTACGAGCGCGCGCCGCGCTGA